AGCCGCACATGGAGTTGACGACCAGGAGCGTGGGCTCGCTGGTGTCGGAAAGGGTGGCCTGCACTTCGTCGGGGGTCTTCAGCTCCTGCACGCCCAGGCGCGTAAGCTCCTGGCGCATGGGGGCGATCATCATCTCCGGATACATCTTGGGCATCCTCCCTGGTCGTATCGGTTCATCACGGGGCGGCACCTTCTTCGGCCGCGCCGCGCGGGTTCGGCATCCACGGAACATCATCGACCCCGGCGCGCCGGTTGGCAAGGCGCGCAAGGGTGAACAGCAGGTCCGAAAGCCGGTTGAGGTATCGTACCCATTCCGCGCCCACGTGTGCCTCTCGCGACAGCGTGACCACGTGCCGTTCGGCCCGGCGGCAGACGGTTCGCGCCAGGTGCAGGTACGACGCGCCGCCCGATCCGCCGGGGAGCACGAACGACTTCAGCGGCTCCAGCTCCGTCTCCGCGGCGTCGATCCACGCCTCCAGCTCCTCGATGCGCCCCGGCGCCAGCGCGGGAATCCACGGCGACTCGCGCCCGCCATCCTCCACCGAGGGCGTTGCCAGG
This genomic window from Longimicrobium sp. contains:
- a CDS encoding cob(I)yrinic acid a,c-diamide adenosyltransferase → MKIYTKTGDRGETGLFGGQRVAKDHVRVAAYGDVDELNSLLGVAVWHLEADGQGELAAGLRGIQSDLFTVGANLATPSVEDGGRESPWIPALAPGRIEELEAWIDAAETELEPLKSFVLPGGSGGASYLHLARTVCRRAERHVVTLSREAHVGAEWVRYLNRLSDLLFTLARLANRRAGVDDVPWMPNPRGAAEEGAAP
- a CDS encoding BrxA/BrxB family bacilliredoxin, which gives rise to MMFRGCRTRAARPKKVPPRDEPIRPGRMPKMYPEMMIAPMRQELTRLGVQELKTPDEVQATLSDTSEPTLLVVNSMCG